A genomic window from Prunus persica cultivar Lovell chromosome G2, Prunus_persica_NCBIv2, whole genome shotgun sequence includes:
- the LOC18784628 gene encoding uncharacterized protein LOC18784628: protein MVAQETYQNPTVLEEKTEQFQDQDPYEAEETLSLCDLPTHSDSAHWDDCSKEYQSSSFDNDEDNFFEFFSEEFTASTYPSSGKDIIFCGKLIPYKEAPKSFEAEKTHHQDKEIGSTKRIRKGFFRSWRSCSFHKTSKSSNSKISKPALQGKDPRSMNTCLSFPTSKSYRKCELSKVSILSSTPSKSKWYLFMFGMARFPTEMELRDIRTRQSRRSPSTMFRSCDEDSDQMEGQKGNMGRKSSNKAKGLWGLLRAVGCRISQPNAVVKAGFL from the coding sequence ATGGTTGCCCAAGAAACCTACCAGAACCCAACTGTTCTTGAAGAAAAAACCGAGCAGTTTCAAGATCAAGATCCATATGAAGCAGAGGAAACACTCTCACTTTGTGATCTTCCCACACACAGTGACTCAGCTCATTGGGATGACTGCTCCAAGGAGTATCAGAGCTCATCCTTTGACAATGATGAAGACAACTTCTTTGAGTTTTTCAGCGAAGAGTTCACAGCCTCAACGTACCCATCATCGGGGAAGGACATCATCTTCTGTGGAAAACTCATCCCCTACAAGGAAGCACCAAAAAGCTTTGAAGCAGAGAAAACCCACCACCAGGACAAGGAAATTGGCAGCACAAAACGCATCAGAAAAGGATTTTTCAGGTCATGGAGGTCCTGCTCTTTCCACAAGACAAGCAAGTCCTCCAACTCCAAAATCTCAAAGCCTGCGCTGCAAGGCAAAGACCCTAGGAGCATGAATACCTGTTTGTCATTTCCCACATCGAAAAGTTACAGAAAGTGTGAGCTTTCTAAAGTGTCCATACTTTCAAGCACCCCATCGAAGTCAAAGTGGTATCTTTTTATGTTTGGCATGGCCAGGTTTCCAACGGAGATGGAGCTCAGGGACATTAGAACAAGGCAGAGCAGGAGGAGCCCATCAACCATGTTTAGGTCTTGTGATGAAGACAGTGATCAAATGGAGGGGCAGAAGGGTAATATGGGAAGGAAAAGTAGTAACAAGGCCAAGGGATTGTGGGGGCTGCTGAGAGCTGTGGGGTGTAGGATTAGCCAGCCAAACGCTGTCGTAAAGGCAGGCTTCCTTTAG
- the LOC18784890 gene encoding nucleolar complex protein 2 homolog: MGKLGKKARKFSKKNLQSVLRRNRKLNSKFNKKKTSKRGGQEDTAKEKKKDAIELSDARNTEAEYIEDNPLDAIFSEDDSDVFGDDSDSDGYLSEGSSRLHLAHSENENSQEGNFGSSSSALSVQNSEIQLELVKKTKKLDKLKEKDPDFSNFLKSYHKGSEQLRNKVYADEDEISDEDMQPDNVGGVNFNGGKLLTTSAIDSWCQLVREQQSVPALTSLLNGYRAACHYGAESTRVIDADSCHGIQNSETFCKTLIFMLNEADNIFRGLMGMSSSNPKKEKNLDLTKNSKWNTLKPLIKSYLRSTLFLLNEVNDSEILAFSLARIRASMTFFVAFPSLIRRLIKIAVHLWATGRGTISSLSFLIIRDVASVFRSDCFDTCFVNTYKSFIGHCQFLEPVLFQHIQFLRNSCVELCSVDLQKASRKASMSIQQLAKILKQGLLTKKKEAVKKICSWQYTSCIDLWVMFISANIHDYDLHPLLFTIIQIINGVAVLFSGPRYLPLRIKCIQWLNHLSSSTGIFIPVASMVLDILEYKIGKDVGKPGKDTNILCSVKFPKHWLKSRNFQEQCVLSVIELLAAHFAQWSHHISFPDLATIPLVRLRKFHEITTIESFKRIVKRFIDQVEQNIEFVRKKRDEVPFSPKDQQSVESFLQLEKHSGNTSFTQYYKSIMDKAASRNLAFFEKFSEAEGITKKAQKKIKQSQKERVTEGVNGRHSGKRKGTVSVDGGQEGKMRRKEKS; this comes from the exons ATGGGGAAGCTGGGGAAGAAGGCCAGGAAGTTTTCGAAGAAGAATCTTCAGTCTGTGCTCAGAAGAAACCGCAAGTTGAATTCTaagttcaacaaaaagaaaacttctAAGA GAGGTGGGCAAGAAGATACtgctaaagaaaaaaaaaaggacgcGATAGAGTTGTCTGATGCAAG AAATACTGAAGCTGAATACATAGAAGACAATCCTCTTGATGCAATATTCAGTGAAGATGACAGTGATGTGTTTGGAGATGATTCAGACAGTGATGGCTATCTTTCGGAG GGCTCAAGCCGTCTGCATCTAGCTCATAGTGAAAATGAGAATTCTCAAGAAG GCAACTTTGGTAGTAGTAGTAGTGCTTTATCTGTGCAGAACAGCGAAATTCAATTGGAACttgtgaagaaaacaaaaaaattagacaagtTGAAGGAAAAG GATCCAGATTTTTCTAACTTTCTGAAAAGCTATCATAAGGGGTCTGAACAGCTCAGAAACAAAGTT TATGCTGATGAGGATGAGATCAGCGATGAGGATATGCAGCCAGATAATGTAGGTGGTGTGAATTTTAATGGGGGCAAGTTGTTGACCACCTCTGCCATTGATTCTTGGTGTCAACTAGTCAGGGAGCAACAAAGTGTGCCTGCACTTACTAGTCTATTAAATGGGTACCGGGCTGCTTGCCACTATGGAGCTGAATCAACCCGGGTCATTGATGCTGATTCATGCCATGGAATTCAAAACAGTGAAACCTTTTGCAAGACACTGATATTTATGCTTAATGAGGCTGATAATATATTTAGGGGGCTAATGGGCATGTCAAGCTCCAATcccaagaaagagaaaaatttgGATTTGACCAAGAATTCAAAATGGAATACTCTTAAGCCACTGATAAAATCTTATTTGAGGAGTACCCTTTTTCTTCTGAATGAGGTTAATGACTCTGAGATATTGGCCTTCTCCTTAGCACGGATCAGAGCTTCTATGAcattttttgttgcttttccTTCTTTGATCCGCAGACTCATCAAG ATTGCCGTTCATCTGTGGGCAACTGGAAGAGGGACTATATCATCTCTATCCTTTCTCATCATACGTGATGTGGCTTCTGTGTTTCGCTCTGATTGCTTTGACACCTGCTTTGTTAATACATATAAATCCTTTATTGGTCATTGCCAATTTTTGGAGCCTGTTCTATTTCAACACatacaatttctaagaaacTCCTGTGTGGAGCTATGCTCTGTGGATCTGCAAAAAGCATCGAGGAAAGCATCGATGTCCATCCAGCAACTTGCTAAGATACTGAAGCAGGGTTTATTGACAAAGAAGAAG GAAGCAGTCAAGAAGATATGCAGTTGGCAGTACACTAGTTGCATTGATCTATGGGTTATGTTTATATCAGCCAACATACATGATTATGATCTTCATCCATTGCTTTTTACGATCATTCAgattataaatggagtggctgTCTTGTTTTCTGGACCCAGATATTTGCCTTTAAGAATCAAATGCATTCAATGGCTGAATCATCTCTCCTCTTCCACTGGCATTTTCATTCCTGTTGCCTCCATGGTGTTGGATATTCTGGAATATAAAATTGGCAAGGATGTCGGGAAACCTGGAAAAGACACCAATATTTTATGTTCTGTAAAG TTTCCGAAGCATTGGTTGAAATCAAGGAACTTCCAAGAACAGTGTGTTCTATCTGTTATCGAACTGCTTGCGGCGCACTTTGCTCAGTGGAGTCATCATATTTCTTTTCCTGATCTGGCGACTATTCCCCTTGTCCGTTTGAGGAAGTTTCATGAGATAACTACTATAGAGAGTTTCAAGCGTATAGTGAAGCGTTTTATTGATCAG GTGGAGCAAAACATTGAATTTGTGCGGAAGAAGAGAGATGAGGTGCCTTTTTCACCAAAAGATCAACAATCTGTAGAATCATTTCTCCAG CTTGAAAAGCACAGTGGCAATACTTCGTTTACACAATATTATAAAAGCATCATGGACAAGGCTGCTTCTAGAAATTTGGCCTTTTTTGAGAAG TTCTCTGAAGCCGAGGGAATCACCAAGAaagcacaaaagaaaataaagcagTCTCAGAAAGAGAGGGTGACTGAAGGTGTTAATGGTAGACATtcagggaaaagaaaaggcactGTGTCTGTTGACGGCGGCCAAGAAGGAAAGAtgaggagaaaagaaaaatcttaa
- the LOC18786752 gene encoding protein IQ-DOMAIN 1: MGRKGSWFSAVKKALIADSKEKKDQKTRKSKKKWFGKQKNEDVVSSYEESALVIPVPDTTPAPPPPPLPLKQDVKLAEAENAQSKHVYSVALATAVAAEAAVAAAQAAAEVVRLTAVPGPHYSGKSLQEVAAVKIQTAFRGHLARRALRALRGLVRLKSLIEGQSVKRQATTTLRCMQTLARVQSQIRARRIRMSEENQALQRQLQHKQEKELEKFKASMGEEWNDSTQSKEQVEAKLQSKQEAAIRRERALAYSFSHQQMWKNSSKSEHPTFMDPSNPHWGWSWLERWMAARPWESRSTVDYNDRASMRSAASHASMSVGEITKAYTLRDNKPSPRTPTAVKSSRPPSRQSPSTPFSRAQSSSSVTGKTPRGNGWGGDEDSRSTFSVQSERFNRRHSIAGSSVRDDESLASSPSVPSYMTPTKSTKARSRLASPSSNQFDKNGTPSEKGSVSSVKKRLSYPASPAGPRRHSGPPGVDTSSVKGTAVLEKNVSNGGGSR, from the exons ATGGGGAGGAAAGGGAGTTGGTTTTCTGCAGTGAAGAAAGCCCTCATCGCTGattcaaaggaaaagaaagatcaG AAAACACGCAAGTCAAAGAAAAAATGGTTTGGGAAGCAGAAGAATGAGGATGTGGTTTCTTCATACGAAGAAAGTGCGTTGGTTATCCCTGTCCCTGACACGACCCCtgcccctcctcctcctcctctgccTCTAAAACAAGATGTCAAATTAGCTGAGGCtgagaatgcacagagcaAGCATGTTTACTCTGTGGCACTTGCCACTGCTGTGGCTGCAGAGGcagctgttgctgctgctcaGGCTGCTGCAGAGGTGGTTCGTCTTACTGCTGTGCCTGGGCCCCATTACTCAGGAAAGTCGCTTCAGGAGGTAGCAGCTGTCAAGATTCAGACGGCATTCCGAGGGCACTTG GCAAGAAGGGCATTGCGGGCTTTGAGGgggttggtgaggttgaaatCATTGATAGAGGGCCAATCTGTTAAACGGCAAGCAACTACCACACTAAGATGCATGCAGACTCTTGCTCGTGTGCAGTCTCAGATTCGTGCAAGGAGAATCAGAATGTCTGAGGAGAATCAGGCACTTCAGCGACAGCTCCAACACAAACAAGAGAAAGAGCTTGAGAAATTCAAAGCTTCT ATGGGAGAAGAATGGAATGATAGCACCCAATCTAAGGAGCAGGTTGAGGCAAAGCTACAAAGCAAACAAGAAGCTGCtataagaagagaaagggcTTTGGCTTATTCATTCTCTCACCAG CAAATGTGGAAGAACTCTTCAAAATCTGAACATCCTACGTTCATGGATCCCAGCAATCCCCACTGGGGTTGGAGTTGGTTAGAGCGATGGATGGCTGCAAGGCCGTGGGAAAGCCGAAGTACAGTAGACTACAATGACAGGGCCTCCATGAGGAGTGCAGCTAGCCATGCCTCCATGTCTGTTGGGGAAATCACCAAAGCTTATACACTTCGTGATAATAAGCCTTCCCCTAGGACCCCGACTGCCGTAAAATCAAGCAGGCCTCCTAGTCGCCAATCCCCTTCAACTCCTTTCTCCAGGGCACAATCTTCATCATCAGTGACTGGGAAAACGCCAAGAGGAAATGGCTGGGGAGGAGATGAGGACTCCAGGAGTACATTCAGCGTCCAGTCAGAGCGCTTCAACAGGAGGCATAGCATTGCAGGGTCCTCTGTGAGAGATGACGAGAGCCTTGCAAGCTCGCCTTCAGTTCCAAGTTACATGACACCCACAAAATCAACAAAGGCCAGGTCTCGGTTGGCAAGCCCAAGCTCAAACCAGTTTGACAAGAATGGGACACCATCAGAGAAGGGATCAGTGAGTTCTGTAAAGAAGCGGTTGTCATACCCTGCTTCCCCAGCTGGACCAAGAAGGCACTCAGGTCCTCCTGGGGTTGATACTAGCTCTGTTAAAGGCACTGCCGTGCTTGAGAAGAACGTTAGCAATGGAGGGGGCAGCAGGTAG